The proteins below come from a single Cannabis sativa cultivar Pink pepper isolate KNU-18-1 chromosome 3, ASM2916894v1, whole genome shotgun sequence genomic window:
- the LOC115711201 gene encoding transcription factor PRE3, protein MSSRRSRSRQSGGARITDDQINDLVSKLNQLLPEIRDRRSDKVSAANVLQETCNYIRSLHREVDDLSERLSELLATTDTAQAAIIRSLLSQ, encoded by the exons ATGTCTAGCAGAAGATCAAGGTCAAGACAATCAGGTGGGGCAAGGATTACTGATGATCAGATCAATGATCTTGTTTCCAAGTTGAACCAGCTTCTTCCTGAGATTCGCGATAGGCGTTCAGacaag GTTTCAGCAGCTAATGTATTACAGGAGACATGCAACTACATAAGAAGCTTGCACAGAGAGGTTGATGATCTAAGTGAGAGACTTTCTGAGCTATTAGCAACAACAGACACTGCTCAAGCTGCAATTATTAGGAGTTTACTCTCCCAatag